A region of the Haematobia irritans isolate KBUSLIRL chromosome 5, ASM5000362v1, whole genome shotgun sequence genome:
GTACATGTATACCTATCACACACATAGTGTCCAGGCTAACATAACTATTGTATTCCACATAATAGAAAGTCAACAATAAGGTCAATTAATACTTCCCAATACCCACCTACTACTATCACCACATTGTTTTTTTCTCTCCTTTTCGATGTTGAAACAAGGCCAAGAAAACCTAAAAACTATGAACAAAATAACCCACAAATTAATCAaagaaaatgaattaaatttttttgttaaacgaTAAGTTTTCCTTTGGTTCTCTTCTCACGAACAAATGTGGTCGCAACCATtcagaagtggtacaaaatggaCGATCGTTAAATGCGAGTTTTAGCGAAGACTCTGTGGCCGATACCACTTTTTTGAAAAAGAATTCGGACGGTAAGTTTTGCACGTCTCTGTTTGAACCGATGTTTGTCATTGGATGTTGTTATATATGTAAGTGTTGTATTCCGAGAATGTGTAACGTGTAACTTCGTCTCGTCGTTCGTTGTTCGATACGAAGAACTACCATCGATTTAATGCCATAGAACACCACCAATCGAGTACGAATGACGCAACTCTACTCTAGGCTTGATGGTAGGTGTGAGTGCGAGGCGTTTACCACTTAGAATAGAATAGCAATGCGTCCATACTTTAATCCTTCTTCTGATGTAGGTTGAGAGAATGCTCATTTTGTCGGGTAGGGCGTTTTTCATTGGCATTCCAGCGAACGCACAATCTAAAGATGTTTTTAATTGGTTACACTTTCCAAAATTATACTAAAAATATCAATCCATTGCCTTCTATGTATATTGCCAGGATTGAACCCTCAATTATTGGAACCCAATACCCGAAGACATAGTTGGGGTTCATTGAGTAACATATCTAGCAAAAGTCCCAACGAAAGCATTCAACTAAGCCAGTTCAATGGATCGGCGAATGAAGCCGAAGGATCTGAGGGAGCTGCGGCAACCAGCAATGCTAATTGTGAGAGGGGGGAAGCGAACCAGCAGACTGCAtgcaatattaaaaacaaaatggtgCTAAGCAATGTAACATCCATACCCATTGTACTCTGTGGTATCCTGCAGGACGAATTGTTCGGATCGAATTTCTCCGTGGGACACCAAAGTCCCGGATGCAATGCGAATAGCAGGGAGCAAGCAGAACGCATGCTATTTGAAGAACACAAAGCCTACATCCAATCGCAAATGATAAAGGAGCAAACCAATCAAAACGCTACTACTGCGACGCGATTCATGTCTGAAGGAAGTGCGTAAAATCCCCTCCTAGAGCTTACGTGTAGAACACCTTATGAATGACCAAAGTCAAGTGCAACCGCTAAAATCAAAGACACCTTCACTTTCCTTCAATTCGAGAGAACCCTTTGAGCGATGATAGCAAAACATTCAATTTGTTTCTTTCAAAGTTAGTCACAGATATAAAAAAGACCAAAGTAACTATTTTTCATTTAGATAACTGAACTACCCTATTGTACAGAAACATAACAACCTTAACTAACTAAAATTAGTACAGTGTAGTAGTACCCATAGATCAAGAAATGTATAGACGTCTCAAGTCAATTCACAGCGCAATTATTTGTCTACATACCGTGGATGAAGGCTATTATGCTGCaaaataatgatttttaatttgtcttgaaattattttgtttcgtTTCTTCTTGGGGAAAAAccaaaaagttctataaaagaatataaaattcTTCACATACACACCCTTTTTTAATGGAATTAATTGTCTGATTTATACGGCAATTCCCTGAATTAATTGTGTGTGCAATTGAAATGAGTGTCCGTTGCAAACAACCAACATCATTGTGACTTGTCTATACATTTCTTCGTCTCTCCATATTTTAGTTTCCATTTAACATGGACgcagcaaaaataataatagacaTGTTTTCCTTTAGTACTTGAAACAACATTTGCCTGAGCTATCCAGGACACCTTAACTCAGAAAACCTCGCCGGCATTGTCAGGTGAAATTTTGATAGACGAGCCTCCCTATAGTAGCTTATTGTGAATAATTAGTAGAGTAAATGCTGTGTCCAGTGGTGACGCTGACGAAGAGGATATATTTCCTTCTCCCTACTTGGAATTGTTGCAGAAGAAACTTTCAATATGACTTATATGGAGAAGTATTCTTTTTCTTCtatctaaattttaatatagatcTGTATTACTAATGTTAgagaattgatttttttttattttcaaaaattgaaacatttccatttttattgatattactTGGAATCCATAAGTGGTGGATCTTTGTATTAATATCTTGGCTCAAAGGGTTGGATCGTAATCTCAAATTCCATGTAAAATTTACAATGTAGCAGTGTTATCATGTTTATAATAAAGCCATCGTctctttttcagtgtattttgtttttctttattatggTTATCTAAGTTTGTGTGTATTCCCCAAAACCAGTATATCCCCGATGTCCAAGTCCTATCTCACAATTGAAGTTTTACAATACCTAGTTGAGAAAAATGTGTCCGCTTGGATGTGACTTAACATCTGCCGATTAAGTATTGTCTTCGATGCTCTAATATGACCCTGGGACTAATTCTCTCACTCACAGACATTTATCACACACTTCATCTCGCACTCTCTGCTCAATTTCTTTCAACCACCGCCGctccttctctctctctctctgtctctgcGTGCACATAATGATACAGCACGATAGAAACGCAAGCCACTATTTTAGATGGCAATGCGTTTttttctctcactctctctaccCCCCCTCCCACACCATGTGAAGGCTATACACTTATACATTCACACATTCTCTCTATCGCATGCACCTTATTAGTTAGTTAGTATGTAGATGAAGAGTATCCGATGTAGCACCTAATAGCACGCCTGTTTATCTGCTGTAGATCCCATTGGGAGTTAATTTCGAATTAAGAGAATGATGACGATTGTGTTTGACTCTCAACTCTTGTCATCATGGTAGACTCTAGCTGTATTAGTAGAAGAGCTTTTGTGTTATTTTGAAATGCCACCGTAGTCTGATGATGATGTTGGTGATTAACCCATGAAATGAAATAATCACTATCCTAGCTAATAAATGTTCTctgtgtttttgtgtttttgcctTTGACCATTTCACCATTGTAACAGACGAAGATGATGAGCCACGCTGCACTCAATTGACAAATCAGCATAAGACTGCCATACGTTTTATTAGAAAGGTAAGGAGAGCGAGAGATTATCGAGAGTCATGCATCGTCATTAAATTCTGCTCGATTTTTAGCTAAAATATTTTGTGGCTCGTCGTAAATTCAAAGAAGCCCTAAAGCCATACGACGTTAAAGATGTCATGGAACAGTATGCCGCTGGACATGTTGACTTGTTGGGTCGAGTGAAAAATGTACATGCCAGGTAAATTAACCATTTCCAGTAATCCTCCCCCAATAATTCAATATTCTCTATATCTTCTTTTCAAGGCTTGATCAAATACTAGGAAAACAAGGTTCCAAATCAAAAGACGCTTATGCTTCGAAAATAAGCTTAGCTTCAAGAGTGGTCAAAGTCGAAAGACAAGTGAGTCCCCCATCTTTCATTGCCGATTTGTCGTTTTAATGCAATCCTATCATTCATAGGTGGCcgatattgaagaaaaattagatattttaattaaagccTACATGGAGGACCGTCAGCGGTTTCAATCTCTTCCCCCCCTTAATCCTCAGGTCTCAAAACattccaacaacaacaatcaccTCCCTAACATCATCGAAAACAGTCAATGTGGTATTGTGAATACGAAcaagagaagcaatgaatggctAAATCGCTCAGCGAAAATGACCGACGCAACAAcatcaacagcagcagcaattgCAGCAATGACTGTGTTGGACCAACAACCATCCTCATCGTCATCGTCACAGGCACAACAGGGGACCACAGAATCTGATTACACAAAGGTATATCATATATGATTTGAAGTGCATCGATTGATGTCATATTACCCCTACTGTAAATAGATCAATAATTGTTGTGATTCCTTCTTTTTATGGCTCCCATACCCATCCCCGTCCACACCCCTCAAACCACCACAAACAAACAATAGTCTTCCCAAACCAGTTCATATCCTCTGTCGACCGACATCAGGCCGACTAGCGTTTACAAACAACGTGGCAGTGATGGTTTTATAGCCGAAATAGAAAATAGAACAAAAAAGAGAGTTACATTAAGGTAAGAGCAAAAACACACATACATGCATACATCACACAATCACCTAGTGAGATTCCATTAAGCACcatagacattaaaacttttTGCGTGAATAACGGTCTCCCTGGTCCAATGCGAAGTGGGAAAATATACCTATGTATTCTTCCCAAccggtttttttatttatttttttttaattcaaatgtacaaaaaatattaatattagggAAAATAAATTCAGAAtgcccaaaaaatcgaataaaactAATATAACTGAGATTATCGGTCACTTTAAAAACACAGTCAATGGCATTGATGAGACTATAAACGAGTGGAATAGTCTACACTTATAAGGTGGAacaattctcaacaaaatttgaaaaaattctgacaTGAAGTTGGAGAAAACAGATGCGGCAGGTCCACCCAAGTTCTTAAATATAAGCAAGTTGACATCAGCATTACTTTCTCTACCCTCTTCTAATGCTTCTAAATACAATGCAAAGATTGATCCATAATTAAATACCTCCCCTATATAAGCCGATCTATAACTAAAATGGTTAATTTAGGCTATTATACTTCGATTTTCATATTTAACATATGCTCCATACGAACTAATTTCCAACTCAGAAATCTGTCATAAGGAGTTGCCCTTTTTATTTGAACTTTATACGCAATTTCTTGTGGAGGGTTCAAAAGATTCGTTCTGGCCGCTTGTGATACAATGAAACGTCTCAGAAGTGGCACCCACTGTCACCTAAATTTTCTCGACATATGGAAGGTAAATTTGAATGAGTTAATATCACGACTATTTATTGTCCACTTTTTATAGGTGGAGGACTTTTTATGTGCAATATTATCACATTAACATTGTCAATACACCTCGCCAAAGTGGACCCCTCCCAAAtatggatataatatagtcgacagtATATGTATACTTTGTAACATTGATtaggatatatattttttaagttacaaatttttgctttttaaataaatgttaataaaaatatagGTTTATCAAACCATCTTgtcaattattaatttttataaatgatcCCCTTTGAATGTGTGTCTGTATGTGCATCTCTTGTATATCAAATTTCACTTTCTAAACGCATAAAAAACTATGAAATTCtcttgaaaataaaacaaaaacaaacataatgtCTACTTTTCCATCATACAGATCAATATCACAACCCTATGAGCAAGTATGCCATGTGGACGAAGTATCGATATCAATACCAACAACAGAGTCACAATCGCTTGGTTCCAGTCCAAGTCAACAAAGGCCAGAAAGTTCAAGTACCATCATAGTGAGAAAGCTTTCCATCAATTGTATTTATTAACACGACCCTGTCTTTTCAGTCATCCTTATAGACGAGTATGAAGATGCCGAAGAAGAGGATCTCAACTGTGAAGAAGAATTTGACCAATATCACCCGTCATGGGAAATCGACAGTGATGCCATTGTCGATGCTGATGCCGATGTTGATGAAACAACCGAAGACACGGCCTTATTGCACCGACCAACACGTACTGCTATTGTTATCACACCTATTAGTCCCGTAAGTAGTCCCTATCCCTTTCACTTTGCACATACCTGAAATACTACTGGCATACTGTCATTCTTTCAGGTAAACTCCGCACATAATCTCCAGAGTATGGATGACCAAAATAATGCTCCTACAATCAATAAATCAAATTTACTGTCACCGGATTCCGGATAGCAAGATAGCaaatgtaatatatttttttattatcgcTTACAATTTATACTCCTGTGTTCATAAGAGAAACTAAAGttaatatatttcaataaaacaaaaaagaaacataAACAAATGTAGAGACGTAAATAtcgtaataataattataaaataaaaataatgacaaataaAGAGAACAAACCAACAATTAATAATCTGACTTTATATACCCTTGAGTGAGTGATGGTGATTGATCGATAGTTAAACGCACACCAGGTCTGGGAGCCCCGTGCTACAATAGTTACATACTAAaggccagtttcgaccaaacacaaaGTGATTTTATTCTGTGGATTAACCCTCTCCGCAATGCTAATATTTCtgcgtgtttcaaagcttcttcaagtggtttcaccgcaatgtgtaaCGACGTTCGGACTTGTTCGCTTGCCATTGGGCTAagcatagaatcggacagcactcagtgataagggagaagttcaccaattgtGGTatcatagtttaagtgagcctggaaATGAAGCAGACTGCCCCAGTACATAACCCAACCCCATAACCCCGGTATTACAATGAACCACATTTCGcacatttctaatgaaatttgtgTTTGGCAATCAAATCGCGTCTATATAATACAAAAGGTACAattagaaaaagtaaaaaacaataCAAACCTATATGATTAGATATAATCCTTCTAAAACTATGTTTATGCAGCTACCTTAAGTAAACAAGGATGaacacccaataaacacaaatatgAGAATTTTTCATATACCCATTTAAATTCCATATTAAATAGAAACTCAATTGGTCTTACAAATCGCTTGTGCCCTCAACATAAAAAGCTTTGTAACAATAATAATGTAGTTGACGAtctgttttttttcttctttttttcacattttcaaCTGTCGTCAAGATTTTTGGTCATTTACACCATTTATCCGCTTGTAATAGACAACAAGCACTTTttccttgtttttaattgtatcgaaatttcaaatttcaatagaaataccatattttgacatttggttGGCCTATTATTAAAATGTAAACCTTTTTCCAACGCTTGTCTACACTACTGTTTAAAATGTCGCTTGAATTCAAGACGAATTCAAACTCTTCTTGCGCCGTTATTCACCCATGTGTATATATCGGATTTTAGTCTTTGTCACCCTGTTAAAACTTATCGTTATCGATTACAGACCAGTTTTCTGTTATCGCTTTTTAGTTGACAGTCGAAGTTCCAGCTATTGTCATCACTAATCGCAGGAAAAGTTAGAGAAATTTTATTGCGAATGAAAAATAATCTGTGGCGTAGAGACGCTCAAGGATAATTACGAATTACATTTGTCTGGAATATAGTCCCATTGCCATTGCATAGAAGGTGAACCTTGAACAAGAAAAACGTTGAGTCCTGCAAAAGAAAACATCAATCACTCTACGACTGAATGTCGTAGAGTAGCAGCTTGGAAAAAAGTAGACGCCTGTGTTcacagaagaagaagaagaagcagaatttaatttctatttttcaacGGATTTCAAATCCAACTATTGGCAATTAGGAAGACTGTTTTATTATGGATCACAAGAAGTCGCCGGTGAGAAGAAAGCGACAATCAAAAGCCATCGAAGAAAATTTCTGGGATTGTTCGGTTTGCACGTACAGGAACTCGGCCGAGGCATTTAAATGTCGTATGTGTGACGTACGAAAAGGTTAGTGACCTcttctttatttaaaacattattGTCTTTGTGTTTTCTGAAATCAACAAACAGAATAGAGTCCATATAGGGATCCATTTGGTAAATATAGCTCCACACAGAACAAAATTCGCAATGCACACACAGAGAAATGAACTCTCTACAATGGGATTTACATGGGTCGATTTGTTCGACAGTTCAATACATTTACGAAAACTCACAAAATTGCGTTTTCAGTGCCGAAATTAAATCTTCCGTAAGATCATCATGATGTTGAGAAATgatttacagtgaaaccactcggccaaattttatccacatttgggaggtgccaTGTTATGAGAGGTTACCGACAACTGTCCtcttttgagaggtgtccggttttcaaagtggccaaatttgagaggtttcactctcGATTTGCAACGTAGGCCTTTACtattattgtaaaatattttaacaactcTTTGTCATGTATAACCCTAACATTTCCTTTACTAAATCACAAAATGTAAAATGGAATAACATAGAAGAGAAACATAAAAATTGTCGCAAAATTAGTAtcctttatgtttgaccattcATGAGCAATGGCCTATAATCTCGGAATAAGCTCGGCCATTTTCAGCTATTTTCAAATTCATTATGTGAGATGCTTTATATTTCCTTTGCCTTTGTATCATGGAAACCCATGCAATAAGTCGTTAGTCCCATAAGTTTTGCGTTATTTGTCATTCAAACATAACGCAGCGCTTCATCGCTATTGTAGAGAAACTGAAATCCAGTCTTTGCTCATTTCTATGAGAGATACCACAAGAACTCACAAATGTTGATTTCTTTAGCATTCctcaatatgaaaaaattatattcagtGTGAAGACATATTTATTATGATTCCCTAATCGATTACTCGAAACATTAGTTCAAATATCTATTCCAGAAAACACAAAGACATTTTGTTCagttttattttggaattttttgttgattaagCATCgaataaataatgctaaaaataGTGGCATTGGACCGTTTTCCAGGTACATCGACACGCAAACCTCGCCTTAACTCTGCACTCGTTGCCCAACAAGCTGCCACATTACCTGGTGCATCTGGAACCATGCCGAATGGCAATAAGTCAGCCTCAGGATCCCGTCAC
Encoded here:
- the KCNQ gene encoding KCNQ potassium channel isoform X6, giving the protein MDPDNDPIMFYQKTFELRSCKLISPLSERLAQPRMSLLGKPINYNRGSRRDARYRRLQSRVYNFLERPRGLPAVLYHVMVFLMVFTCLVLSVFSTIKEYEDDALKILFRMELLVVIWFTMEFFLRLWSSGCRSRYQGCVGRLKFVKRPFCIIDIITIVASVVVLGMGTSGQVFATSALRGLRFFQILRMVRMDRRGGTWKLLGSVVYAHRQELITTMYIGFLGLIFASFLVYLMEKDVNDKFSNFAQALWWGVITLCTVGYGDMVPETWQGKLIASFCALLGISFFALPAGILGSGFALKVQQQQRQKHMIRRRQPAASLIQALWRCYAADEHSISVATWKIHQVALPSPPASRASSSFKHNASFVARLPTIRRHKPPPSTQSPGGDSLSVKTAVATNRVSRYTRNLRDMNQSVENLEVVQNGRSLNASFSEDSVADTTFLKKNSDDEDDEPRCTQLTNQHKTAIRFIRKLKYFVARRKFKEALKPYDVKDVMEQYAAGHVDLLGRVKNVHARLDQILGKQGSKSKDAYASKISLASRVVKVERQVADIEEKLDILIKAYMEDRQRFQSLPPLNPQVSKHSNNNNHLPNIIENSQCGIVNTNKRSNEWLNRSAKMTDATTSTAAAIAAMTVLDQQPSSSSSSQAQQGTTESDYTKSSQTSSYPLSTDIRPTSVYKQRGSDGFIAEIENRTKKRVTLRSISQPYEQVCHVDEVSISIPTTESQSLGSSPSQQRPESSIILIDEYEDAEEEDLNCEEEFDQYHPSWEIDSDAIVDADADVDETTEDTALLHRPTRTAIVITPISPVNSAHNLQSMDDQNNAPTINKSNLLSPDSG
- the KCNQ gene encoding KCNQ potassium channel isoform X2, with protein sequence MDPDNDPIMFYQKTFELRSCKLISPLSERLAQPRMSLLGKPINYNRGSRRDARYRRLQSRVYNFLERPRGLPAVLYHVMVFLMVFTCLVLSVFSTIKEYEDDALKILFRMELLVVIWFTMEFFLRLWSSGCRSRYQGCVGRLKFVKRPFCIIDIITIVASVVVLGMGTSGQVFATSALRGLRFFQILRMVRMDRRGGTWKLLGSVVYAHRQELITTMYIGFLGLIFASFLVYLMEKDVNDKFSNFAQALWWGVITLCTVGYGDMVPETWQGKLIASFCALLGISFFALPAGILGSGFALKVQQQQRQKHMIRRRQPAASLIQALWRCYAADEHSISVATWKIHQVALPSPPASSFMATHHHRRRASSSFKHNASFVARLPTIRRHKPPPSTQSPGGDSLSVKTAVATNRVSRYTRNLRDMNQSVENLGLNPQLLEPNTRRHSWGSLSNISSKSPNESIQLSQFNGSANEAEGSEGAAATSNANCERGEANQQTACNIKNKMVLSNVTSIPIVLCGILQDELFGSNFSVGHQSPGCNANSREQAERMLFEEHKAYIQSQMIKEQTNQNATTATRFMSEGNEDDEPRCTQLTNQHKTAIRFIRKLKYFVARRKFKEALKPYDVKDVMEQYAAGHVDLLGRVKNVHARLDQILGKQGSKSKDAYASKISLASRVVKVERQVADIEEKLDILIKAYMEDRQRFQSLPPLNPQVSKHSNNNNHLPNIIENSQCGIVNTNKRSNEWLNRSAKMTDATTSTAAAIAAMTVLDQQPSSSSSSQAQQGTTESDYTKSSQTSSYPLSTDIRPTSVYKQRGSDGFIAEIENRTKKRVTLRSISQPYEQVCHVDEVSISIPTTESQSLGSSPSQQRPESSIILIDEYEDAEEEDLNCEEEFDQYHPSWEIDSDAIVDADADVDETTEDTALLHRPTRTAIVITPISPVNSAHNLQSMDDQNNAPTINKSNLLSPDSG
- the KCNQ gene encoding KCNQ potassium channel isoform X3, whose protein sequence is MDPDNDPIMFYQKTFELRSCKLISPLSERLAQPRMSLLGKPINYNRGSRRDARYRRLQSRVYNFLERPRGLPAVLYHVMVFLMVFTCLVLSVFSTIKEYEDDALKILFRMELLVVIWFTMEFFLRLWSSGCRSRYQGCVGRLKFVKRPFCIIDIITIVASVVVLGMGTSGQVFATSALRGLRFFQILRMVRMDRRGGTWKLLGSVVYAHRQELITTMYIGFLGLIFASFLVYLMEKDVNDKFSNFAQALWWGVITLCTVGYGDMVPETWQGKLIASFCALLGISFFALPAGILGSGFALKVQQQQRQKHMIRRRQPAASLIQALWRCYAADEHSISVATWKIHQVALPSPPASRASSSFKHNASFVARLPTIRRHKPPPSTQSPGGDSLSVKTAVATNRVSRYTRNLRDMNQSVENLGLNPQLLEPNTRRHSWGSLSNISSKSPNESIQLSQFNGSANEAEGSEGAAATSNANCERGEANQQTACNIKNKMVLSNVTSIPIVLCGILQDELFGSNFSVGHQSPGCNANSREQAERMLFEEHKAYIQSQMIKEQTNQNATTATRFMSEGNEDDEPRCTQLTNQHKTAIRFIRKLKYFVARRKFKEALKPYDVKDVMEQYAAGHVDLLGRVKNVHARLDQILGKQGSKSKDAYASKISLASRVVKVERQVADIEEKLDILIKAYMEDRQRFQSLPPLNPQVSKHSNNNNHLPNIIENSQCGIVNTNKRSNEWLNRSAKMTDATTSTAAAIAAMTVLDQQPSSSSSSQAQQGTTESDYTKSSQTSSYPLSTDIRPTSVYKQRGSDGFIAEIENRTKKRVTLRSISQPYEQVCHVDEVSISIPTTESQSLGSSPSQQRPESSIILIDEYEDAEEEDLNCEEEFDQYHPSWEIDSDAIVDADADVDETTEDTALLHRPTRTAIVITPISPVNSAHNLQSMDDQNNAPTINKSNLLSPDSG
- the KCNQ gene encoding KCNQ potassium channel isoform X4, with the translated sequence MSLLGKPINYNRGSRRDARYRRLQSRVYNFLERPRGLPAVLYHVMVFLMVFTCLVLSVFSTIKEYEDDALKILFRMELLVVIWFTMEFFLRLWSSGCRSRYQGCVGRLKFVKRPFCIIDIITIVASVVVLGMGTSGQVFATSALRGLRFFQILRMVRMDRRGGTWKLLGSVVYAHRQELITTMYIGFLGLIFASFLVYLMEKDVNDKFSNFAQALWWGVITLCTVGYGDMVPETWQGKLIASFCALLGISFFALPAGILGSGFALKVQQQQRQKHMIRRRQPAASLIQALWRCYAADEHSISVATWKIHQVALPSPPASSEYWDRLFKSLIESRRASSSFKHNASFVARLPTIRRHKPPPSTQSPGGDSLSVKTAVATNRVSRYTRNLRDMNQSVENLGLNPQLLEPNTRRHSWGSLSNISSKSPNESIQLSQFNGSANEAEGSEGAAATSNANCERGEANQQTACNIKNKMVLSNVTSIPIVLCGILQDELFGSNFSVGHQSPGCNANSREQAERMLFEEHKAYIQSQMIKEQTNQNATTATRFMSEGNEDDEPRCTQLTNQHKTAIRFIRKLKYFVARRKFKEALKPYDVKDVMEQYAAGHVDLLGRVKNVHARLDQILGKQGSKSKDAYASKISLASRVVKVERQVADIEEKLDILIKAYMEDRQRFQSLPPLNPQVSKHSNNNNHLPNIIENSQCGIVNTNKRSNEWLNRSAKMTDATTSTAAAIAAMTVLDQQPSSSSSSQAQQGTTESDYTKSSQTSSYPLSTDIRPTSVYKQRGSDGFIAEIENRTKKRVTLRSISQPYEQVCHVDEVSISIPTTESQSLGSSPSQQRPESSIILIDEYEDAEEEDLNCEEEFDQYHPSWEIDSDAIVDADADVDETTEDTALLHRPTRTAIVITPISPVNSAHNLQSMDDQNNAPTINKSNLLSPDSG
- the KCNQ gene encoding KCNQ potassium channel isoform X1 codes for the protein MDPDNDPIMFYQKTFELRSCKLISPLSERLAQPRMSLLGKPINYNRGSRRDARYRRLQSRVYNFLERPRGLPAVLYHVMVFLMVFTCLVLSVFSTIKEYEDDALKILFRMELLVVIWFTMEFFLRLWSSGCRSRYQGCVGRLKFVKRPFCIIDIITIVASVVVLGMGTSGQVFATSALRGLRFFQILRMVRMDRRGGTWKLLGSVVYAHRQELITTMYIGFLGLIFASFLVYLMEKDVNDKFSNFAQALWWGVITLCTVGYGDMVPETWQGKLIASFCALLGISFFALPAGILGSGFALKVQQQQRQKHMIRRRQPAASLIQALWRCYAADEHSISVATWKIHQVALPSPPASSEYWDRLFKSLIESRRASSSFKHNASFVARLPTIRRHKPPPSTQSPGGDSLSVKTAVATNRVSRYTRNLRDMNQSVENLGLNPQLLEPNTRRHSWGSLSNISSKSPNESIQLSQFNGSANEAEGSEGAAATSNANCERGEANQQTACNIKNKMVLSNVTSIPIVLCGILQDELFGSNFSVGHQSPGCNANSREQAERMLFEEHKAYIQSQMIKEQTNQNATTATRFMSEGNEDDEPRCTQLTNQHKTAIRFIRKLKYFVARRKFKEALKPYDVKDVMEQYAAGHVDLLGRVKNVHARLDQILGKQGSKSKDAYASKISLASRVVKVERQVADIEEKLDILIKAYMEDRQRFQSLPPLNPQVSKHSNNNNHLPNIIENSQCGIVNTNKRSNEWLNRSAKMTDATTSTAAAIAAMTVLDQQPSSSSSSQAQQGTTESDYTKSSQTSSYPLSTDIRPTSVYKQRGSDGFIAEIENRTKKRVTLRSISQPYEQVCHVDEVSISIPTTESQSLGSSPSQQRPESSIILIDEYEDAEEEDLNCEEEFDQYHPSWEIDSDAIVDADADVDETTEDTALLHRPTRTAIVITPISPVNSAHNLQSMDDQNNAPTINKSNLLSPDSG
- the RYBP gene encoding ring and YY1 binding protein isoform X1 produces the protein MDHKKSPVRRKRQSKAIEENFWDCSVCTYRNSAEAFKCRMCDVRKVALDRFPGTSTRKPRLNSALVAQQAATLPGASGTMPNGNKSASGSRHSSSGHDKHKHKKYPARLKNVDRSTAQTREVTVNSVTVFITEYKPKPMGSRRESSEQSFSESNDSRS
- the RYBP gene encoding ring and YY1 binding protein isoform X2, which codes for MDHKKSPVRRKRQSKAIEENFWDCSVCTYRNSAEAFKCRMCDVRKGTSTRKPRLNSALVAQQAATLPGASGTMPNGNKSASGSRHSSSGHDKHKHKKYPARLKNVDRSTAQTREVTVNSVTVFITEYKPKPMGSRRESSEQSFSESNDSRS